One part of the Brevundimonas sp. NIBR11 genome encodes these proteins:
- the coaD gene encoding pantetheine-phosphate adenylyltransferase: MRIGLYPGTFDPVTNGHMDIIGRAVKLVDRLVIGVAQNDDKGPLFSTAERVEMVKAEVARLNADIEVHPFSTLLMHFAESLEANVIVRGLRAVADFEYEFQMTAMNQRLNDDIETVFLMADPRHQAIASRLVKEIARLDGNIDSFVSPAVAAAVRNRVKR, translated from the coding sequence TTGCGCATCGGGCTCTACCCGGGGACTTTCGACCCCGTCACCAATGGCCACATGGACATCATCGGCCGGGCCGTGAAGCTGGTCGACCGGCTGGTCATCGGCGTGGCCCAGAACGACGACAAGGGTCCGCTCTTCTCGACCGCCGAGCGCGTCGAGATGGTCAAGGCCGAGGTCGCCCGCCTGAACGCCGACATCGAGGTCCACCCCTTCTCGACCCTCCTCATGCATTTCGCCGAGAGCTTGGAGGCGAACGTCATCGTGCGCGGCCTGCGCGCTGTGGCCGACTTCGAATACGAGTTCCAGATGACGGCGATGAACCAGCGCCTCAATGACGACATCGAGACCGTGTTCCTGATGGCTGATCCGCGCCACCAGGCGATCGCCTCGCGACTGGTCAAGGAAATCGCCCGGCTGGACGGAAACATCGACAGCTTCGTCAGCCCCGCCGTCGCCGCCGCCGTGCGGAACCGCGTCAAACGCTAG
- a CDS encoding superoxide dismutase family protein, whose translation MRSSPLAFALIAGSLLSAGCAIAQTAAPAAPPAPAPPPPIVAVATLWSPERVNLGVVAAYEGPSGYLFSVEGEDWPEGWHGVHLHAVGTCEGPGFTSAGAHENHADPNKLKHGLLNAEGGPDLGDLQNVHADADGKVRAEVYAPTRELTLLGGDGTSFLVHANRDDHVSQPIGGAGDRIACGVFEAPATVTGQ comes from the coding sequence ATGCGTTCCTCGCCCCTCGCCTTCGCCTTGATCGCCGGTTCATTGCTGAGCGCCGGTTGCGCCATTGCCCAGACGGCCGCGCCGGCGGCCCCGCCCGCCCCCGCACCGCCGCCTCCGATCGTCGCCGTAGCCACCCTGTGGTCGCCGGAGCGCGTGAACCTGGGCGTCGTCGCGGCCTATGAGGGGCCGTCCGGCTATCTGTTCTCCGTCGAGGGCGAGGACTGGCCCGAGGGCTGGCACGGCGTCCATCTGCACGCCGTGGGGACCTGCGAGGGCCCGGGCTTCACCTCGGCCGGTGCTCACGAGAACCACGCCGATCCGAACAAGCTGAAGCATGGCCTGCTGAACGCTGAAGGCGGTCCTGACCTGGGCGACCTGCAGAATGTCCACGCCGACGCCGACGGCAAGGTGCGGGCCGAGGTCTATGCGCCGACGAGAGAGCTGACCCTGCTGGGCGGAGACGGGACCTCCTTCCTGGTCCATGCCAACCGCGACGACCATGTCTCGCAGCCGATCGGCGGGGCCGGTGACCGCATCGCCTGCGGCGTGTTCGAGGCGCCGGCCACGGTTACCGGCCAGTAG
- the phhA gene encoding phenylalanine 4-monooxygenase: MSDFEHVFESPPEGAAADWTISQNWRAYTEVEHDTWDTLYARQMEILPGRASNAFMKGLQALDLNTGGIPDFAILNPKLKALTGWTVVCVPGLVPDEVFFDHLANRRFPSGQFIRKPDQLDYLQEPDIFHDVFGHVPMLTDPDFADYMQAYGKGGQRAQSLGMLKNLARLYWYTVEFGLMDEGEGLRIYGAGIVSSATESVFSLEDPSPNRIAFDLERIMRTDYRIDDFQQVYFVIPSIEALNDATLEDFGPIYERLKGASDIGIETILPYDRVITHGTQAYAHKGGRFAA; the protein is encoded by the coding sequence ATGTCTGATTTCGAACACGTCTTTGAATCCCCGCCCGAAGGCGCGGCCGCCGACTGGACGATTTCTCAGAACTGGCGCGCCTATACCGAGGTCGAGCATGACACCTGGGACACGCTCTACGCCCGCCAGATGGAGATCCTGCCCGGCCGCGCCTCCAACGCCTTCATGAAGGGCTTGCAGGCGCTCGACCTCAACACCGGCGGCATCCCCGACTTCGCCATCCTGAACCCGAAGCTGAAGGCCCTGACCGGCTGGACCGTGGTCTGCGTGCCGGGCCTCGTTCCCGACGAGGTCTTCTTCGACCACCTGGCCAACCGCCGCTTCCCTTCGGGCCAGTTCATCCGGAAGCCGGACCAGCTGGACTACCTCCAGGAGCCGGACATCTTCCACGACGTCTTCGGCCACGTCCCGATGCTGACCGACCCCGATTTCGCCGACTACATGCAGGCCTACGGCAAGGGCGGCCAGCGCGCCCAGAGCCTGGGCATGCTCAAGAATCTCGCGCGCCTGTATTGGTACACAGTCGAGTTCGGCCTGATGGACGAGGGCGAGGGCCTGCGCATCTACGGCGCCGGCATCGTCTCCTCGGCGACCGAGAGCGTCTTCTCGCTCGAGGATCCGTCGCCCAACCGCATCGCCTTCGACCTGGAGCGGATCATGCGGACCGACTACCGCATCGACGACTTCCAGCAGGTCTATTTCGTCATCCCCTCGATCGAGGCCCTGAACGACGCCACGCTCGAGGACTTCGGCCCCATCTACGAGCGTCTGAAAGGCGCGTCGGACATCGGCATCGAAACCATCCTGCCCTACGACCGGGTCATCACCCACGGCACCCAGGCCTATGCCCACAAGGGCGGAAGGTTCGCGGCATGA
- a CDS encoding peptidylprolyl isomerase, with the protein MRLKALTIGLVLAAAPAAQAQETAATAPVAAPAQAPAQASADWRTVPADNLMIIDTNRGRILVELAPEAAPLHVERMRLLTRRNFFDGITFHRVIDGFMAQTGDPLGNGEGQSPYPDIKGEFTFRRGPETPFTPVASPAGAMLGFMNSLPIQTQPTSLMATTGDHKVHGWGAYCPGVAGMARDDNPDSANSQFFLMRQPYPALDKRYTVWGNVVSGLDVVRAIKVGDGDNGAVTADPDRMIRVRIASDLPEAERPVVQVLDPASAAFRTLADGVREARGADFSICDIVLPVQVSGAPAPAL; encoded by the coding sequence ATGCGGTTGAAAGCTCTGACGATCGGTCTGGTTCTGGCGGCCGCGCCCGCCGCCCAGGCCCAGGAAACGGCGGCCACCGCCCCGGTCGCCGCTCCGGCCCAGGCCCCGGCCCAGGCCTCTGCGGACTGGCGCACCGTCCCGGCCGACAACCTGATGATCATCGACACCAACCGGGGGCGGATCCTGGTTGAACTGGCGCCCGAGGCCGCGCCGCTGCACGTCGAGCGGATGCGGCTTCTGACCCGCCGTAACTTCTTCGACGGCATCACCTTCCACCGCGTCATCGACGGCTTCATGGCCCAGACCGGCGATCCGCTCGGCAATGGCGAAGGCCAGAGCCCCTATCCCGACATCAAGGGCGAGTTCACCTTCCGGCGCGGGCCGGAGACGCCCTTCACCCCCGTCGCCTCGCCCGCCGGCGCCATGCTGGGCTTCATGAACAGCCTGCCGATCCAGACCCAGCCGACCTCGCTGATGGCCACGACCGGCGATCACAAGGTTCACGGCTGGGGCGCCTATTGTCCGGGCGTCGCCGGCATGGCCCGCGACGACAACCCCGACAGCGCCAACTCCCAATTCTTCCTGATGCGCCAGCCCTATCCGGCGCTGGACAAGCGCTACACCGTCTGGGGCAATGTGGTGTCCGGCCTCGACGTCGTGCGCGCCATCAAGGTGGGCGACGGCGACAACGGCGCGGTCACGGCCGATCCGGATCGCATGATCCGCGTCCGCATCGCCTCGGACCTGCCCGAAGCAGAGCGACCGGTGGTTCAGGTGCTGGACCCGGCATCGGCCGCCTTCCGCACCCTGGCCGACGGCGTGCGCGAGGCGAGGGGCGCCGACTTCTCCATCTGCGACATCGTCCTGCCGGTTCAGGTCTCCGGAGCGCCCGCCCCGGCGCTCTGA
- the gyrA gene encoding DNA gyrase subunit A codes for MTDDSYDNAAPPPVGGSDISTITIEDELKRSYLDYAMSVIVSRALPDARDGLKPVHRRILYSMHDLNMTPERSYSKCARVVGDVLGRFHPHGDASVYMALVRMAQPFSMGLMLVDGQGNFGSVDGDMPASMRYTEARMAPAAVALLADIDKDTVDFQPNYDEKELEPVVLPSRIPNLLVNGAGGIAVGMATNIPPHNLGEVVDAAVALLDDPNISDDAILDIVPGPDFPTGGEILGRTAPRNALREGRGSVVVRGIASVETIRKDREAIVVTELPFQVNKQTLIERIAEMVREKRLEGISDVRDESDRSGMRIVIELKRDASGDVILNQLWRYTAMQSSFGVNMLALNHGRPEQMGLRKLLEVFLDFREEVVVRRVKFELAKARDRGHVLVGLAVAVANIDEVIHIIRSSADPAEARERLQAKAWPVGDMMALVELIADPRTVLVEGDKIKLTDEQARAILGLTLSRLTGLGRDDIFGEARGLADTIQGHLTILSDRANILAIIREDLLKVREEFAVPRRTQIGEGDYELEDEDLIPREDMVVTVTHGGYVKRVALNAYRTQHRGGKGKSGMTMKDEDAVVGVFSASTHTPVLFFATNGKAYKLKVWRLPLGAPTSRGKAFVNLLPIEPGDSIMNVLPLPEDETTWGDYDIMFATRSGDVRRNKLSDFATVNRAGKMAMKLEDGDHMVGVALCTGEDDVLLTTALGRAIRFKADDVRVFKGRDSTGVRGVRLQDGDEVISMAVLSRVDATPEERAAYVKHANAMRRATEGEDDTAVVETDDEGEGSGDAALSIERIAELGASEQFILTVTETGFGKRSSAYEYRRTGRGGQGLTAHGLGGRAGTRLAAAFPVEETDDLLLVTSSGQMIRTRVGQVRIVGRSSQGVTIFKTAAGEKVVSVERLADSGGDDAAEVENTNGDEGGED; via the coding sequence TTGACCGACGACAGCTACGACAACGCCGCACCCCCTCCGGTCGGCGGCTCGGACATTTCGACCATCACGATCGAGGACGAGCTGAAGCGCTCCTACCTCGATTACGCCATGAGCGTGATCGTCAGCCGTGCGCTGCCAGACGCCCGTGACGGCCTGAAGCCCGTTCATCGCCGCATCCTCTATTCGATGCACGACCTGAACATGACGCCCGAGCGGTCGTATTCGAAGTGCGCCCGCGTCGTCGGCGACGTTCTGGGCCGCTTCCACCCGCACGGCGACGCCTCGGTCTATATGGCCCTGGTCCGTATGGCCCAGCCCTTCTCTATGGGTCTGATGCTGGTCGACGGTCAGGGCAATTTCGGCTCGGTCGACGGCGATATGCCGGCCTCGATGCGATACACGGAGGCGCGCATGGCGCCGGCGGCCGTGGCTCTGCTCGCCGACATCGACAAGGACACGGTCGATTTCCAGCCGAACTACGACGAGAAGGAGCTGGAGCCGGTCGTCCTGCCGTCTCGCATCCCGAACCTGCTGGTCAACGGCGCGGGCGGCATCGCCGTCGGCATGGCGACCAACATCCCGCCGCATAACCTCGGCGAGGTCGTCGACGCGGCCGTGGCCCTGCTGGACGATCCGAACATCTCCGATGACGCCATCCTGGACATCGTGCCGGGACCGGACTTCCCTACGGGCGGCGAGATCCTGGGTCGCACCGCGCCCCGCAACGCCCTGCGCGAAGGGCGCGGCTCCGTCGTGGTGCGCGGCATCGCCTCGGTCGAGACCATCCGCAAGGACCGCGAAGCCATCGTGGTCACCGAGCTGCCGTTCCAGGTCAACAAACAGACCCTGATCGAACGCATCGCCGAGATGGTCCGCGAGAAACGCCTCGAAGGCATCTCCGACGTCCGCGACGAATCCGACCGTTCGGGCATGCGGATCGTCATCGAGCTGAAGCGCGACGCGTCCGGCGACGTCATCCTGAACCAGCTGTGGCGCTACACCGCCATGCAGTCGTCGTTCGGCGTCAACATGCTGGCCCTGAACCACGGCCGCCCGGAGCAGATGGGCCTCAGGAAACTGCTCGAGGTCTTCCTCGACTTCCGCGAAGAGGTCGTGGTCCGCCGCGTCAAGTTCGAACTGGCCAAGGCCCGCGACCGCGGCCACGTCCTGGTCGGTCTGGCCGTCGCCGTCGCCAACATCGACGAGGTCATCCACATCATCCGCTCCTCGGCCGATCCGGCCGAGGCTCGCGAGCGCCTGCAGGCCAAGGCCTGGCCCGTCGGCGACATGATGGCCCTGGTCGAGCTGATCGCCGACCCACGCACCGTCCTGGTCGAGGGCGACAAGATCAAGCTGACCGACGAACAGGCCCGCGCCATCCTGGGCCTGACGCTCAGCCGGCTGACCGGCCTCGGCCGTGACGACATCTTCGGCGAGGCGAGGGGATTGGCCGACACCATCCAGGGCCATCTGACCATCCTGTCGGACCGAGCCAACATCCTGGCCATCATCCGCGAGGACCTGCTGAAGGTCCGCGAAGAGTTCGCCGTCCCCCGCCGCACCCAGATCGGCGAGGGCGACTACGAGCTGGAAGACGAGGACCTGATCCCGCGCGAGGACATGGTCGTCACCGTGACCCACGGCGGCTACGTCAAGCGCGTGGCGCTGAACGCCTATCGGACCCAGCATCGCGGCGGCAAGGGCAAGTCGGGCATGACGATGAAGGACGAGGACGCCGTCGTCGGCGTCTTCTCCGCCTCGACCCACACGCCGGTGCTGTTCTTCGCCACCAACGGCAAGGCCTACAAGCTCAAGGTCTGGCGCCTGCCGCTGGGCGCCCCGACGTCGCGCGGCAAGGCCTTCGTCAACCTGCTGCCGATCGAGCCGGGCGACTCGATCATGAACGTCCTGCCCCTGCCCGAGGACGAGACGACCTGGGGCGACTACGACATCATGTTCGCCACCCGCTCGGGCGACGTGCGCCGCAACAAGCTCAGCGACTTCGCCACGGTCAACCGCGCCGGCAAGATGGCGATGAAGCTGGAAGACGGCGACCACATGGTCGGCGTGGCGCTCTGCACCGGCGAGGATGACGTTCTTCTGACCACGGCGCTCGGCCGCGCCATCCGCTTCAAGGCCGACGACGTCCGCGTCTTCAAGGGGCGGGACTCCACTGGCGTGCGCGGCGTCCGTCTTCAGGACGGCGACGAGGTCATCTCCATGGCCGTGCTGAGCCGCGTCGACGCAACGCCGGAAGAACGCGCCGCCTACGTCAAGCATGCCAACGCCATGCGTCGCGCCACGGAAGGCGAAGACGACACCGCCGTGGTCGAGACGGACGATGAGGGCGAAGGCTCGGGCGACGCCGCCCTGTCGATCGAACGCATCGCCGAACTGGGCGCGTCGGAGCAGTTCATCCTCACCGTCACCGAGACGGGTTTCGGCAAGCGGTCCTCCGCCTACGAATATCGCCGCACGGGTCGTGGCGGTCAGGGTCTGACGGCTCATGGCCTCGGCGGTCGCGCCGGCACGCGCCTCGCCGCCGCCTTCCCGGTGGAAGAAACCGACGACCTGCTGCTCGTTACCTCCAGCGGCCAGATGATCCGCACCCGCGTGGGCCAGGTCCGGATCGTCGGCCGCTCCTCGCAGGGCGTGACCATCTTCAAAACGGCCGCCGGCGAGAAGGTCGTGTCGGTGGAACGTCTGGCTGACAGCGGCGGTGATGACGCCGCTGAGGTCGAGAACACGAACGGCGACGAGGGTGGCGAGGACTGA
- the hspQ gene encoding heat shock protein HspQ, with product MTRSHTAKFGLGQIVRHREASFRGVIVDVDAAYAGPDGEPGPDDRDQPFYRVLAMGESAGFLIYAAEDVLEHDPDIAPLSEDEQARWFAMDGLGHIAPRAQPIH from the coding sequence ATGACTCGTTCCCACACCGCGAAATTCGGCCTCGGCCAGATCGTGCGTCACCGCGAGGCGTCCTTCCGCGGCGTCATCGTCGACGTCGACGCCGCCTATGCCGGTCCGGACGGAGAGCCCGGACCGGACGACCGCGATCAGCCCTTCTATCGCGTCCTGGCCATGGGCGAGAGCGCCGGCTTCCTGATCTACGCCGCCGAGGACGTGCTGGAGCACGACCCCGACATCGCTCCCCTGTCGGAGGATGAACAGGCGCGCTGGTTCGCCATGGACGGTCTCGGCCACATCGCGCCCCGCGCCCAGCCGATCCACTAG
- a CDS encoding peptidylprolyl isomerase — MKITPLVLAAALSVLAPVASAQSAASPAAAAAPAASDWRTIAPQNLLVIDTSKGRILVEMEPRAAPLHVERLTTLANQGFYDGLKFHRVVTGFMAQTGDPQGTGQGGSDLPDLAPEFGFRRGRDAQFAPVQGGAPNGIVGLVGSLPVATQPDAQMMVTADFKVDAVGLFCTGVAGMARAGAPNSANSQFYLMMATNPVLNGQYTPWGRIVSGLEVLSALKAGPDGGVIVDPDTMTHVRTASAMPEGERPTVRVLDARSAAFAAHVEQVRAASGAQFSVCDVQPVAEVSGG; from the coding sequence TTGAAGATCACGCCTCTCGTCCTCGCCGCCGCCCTGTCGGTTCTGGCGCCCGTCGCCTCCGCCCAAAGTGCTGCAAGTCCGGCCGCCGCCGCGGCTCCGGCTGCGTCCGACTGGCGCACCATCGCGCCCCAGAATCTGCTGGTCATCGACACCTCGAAGGGTCGCATCCTGGTCGAGATGGAGCCCCGCGCCGCCCCGCTCCACGTCGAACGCCTGACCACCCTGGCCAACCAGGGCTTTTACGACGGCCTCAAGTTCCACCGCGTCGTCACCGGCTTCATGGCCCAGACGGGCGATCCGCAAGGGACGGGGCAGGGCGGTTCGGACCTGCCCGACCTGGCGCCCGAGTTCGGCTTCCGTCGCGGCCGGGACGCCCAGTTTGCTCCGGTCCAGGGGGGCGCGCCCAACGGCATCGTGGGTCTGGTCGGCTCTCTGCCGGTCGCGACCCAGCCGGACGCCCAGATGATGGTGACGGCGGACTTCAAGGTCGACGCCGTGGGCCTGTTCTGCACGGGCGTGGCGGGCATGGCCCGCGCCGGCGCGCCCAACAGCGCCAACTCCCAGTTCTATCTGATGATGGCCACCAATCCGGTGCTGAACGGCCAGTACACGCCCTGGGGCCGGATCGTGTCGGGGCTCGAGGTCCTCAGCGCCCTGAAGGCCGGTCCCGACGGCGGCGTGATCGTTGATCCCGACACCATGACCCACGTCCGCACTGCCTCGGCGATGCCGGAAGGCGAGCGTCCGACGGTGCGCGTTCTGGACGCCCGCTCGGCCGCCTTCGCGGCCCATGTCGAACAGGTCCGCGCCGCGAGCGGCGCACAGTTCTCGGTCTGCGACGTTCAGCCGGTGGCGGAGGTTTCGGGGGGATGA
- a CDS encoding 2OG-Fe(II) oxygenase, whose product MALLPGDPVPKFTLPGVSTPRFTFDSAAGRYLLVAFVRSESTAAAAAVVRARGGAFDDVQGSAFIVVIGDDPEREARRDRIPGLRHLFDADGAVAALYGSGAEDRWFLIDPALHLMAIARADQAGWIADQVAGLPPPRSHGGFEAHAPVLMTPRIFEPEFCQMLIEAYRQKGGEPSGVMRQVGDQTRLVMSPDFKRRSDVILEDAGLKQAVVARLARRLAPQIEKAFAFAPTRIERYLVARYDAETGGFFRPHRDNTTAATKHRRFAVSINLNDDYEGGDLRFPEFGPRTYRPPPGGACVFSCSVLHEATAVTRGERFAFLPFMHDEAAEVVRRQNEGALAS is encoded by the coding sequence ATGGCGCTTCTTCCCGGCGATCCGGTTCCGAAATTCACCCTGCCCGGGGTCAGCACGCCGCGCTTCACCTTCGACAGCGCCGCAGGGCGGTACCTGTTGGTCGCCTTCGTCCGGTCCGAGAGCACGGCGGCGGCGGCGGCGGTAGTGAGGGCGCGTGGAGGCGCGTTCGACGACGTACAGGGCAGCGCCTTCATCGTGGTGATCGGGGACGATCCGGAGCGGGAGGCGCGGCGCGACCGCATCCCCGGCCTGAGGCACCTTTTCGATGCCGACGGGGCGGTCGCCGCTCTCTATGGCTCGGGAGCGGAGGACCGTTGGTTCCTGATCGACCCGGCGCTGCATCTGATGGCGATCGCACGCGCGGACCAGGCCGGATGGATCGCGGATCAGGTCGCGGGCCTGCCGCCCCCGCGCTCGCACGGCGGGTTCGAAGCCCACGCGCCGGTGTTGATGACGCCGCGCATCTTCGAGCCCGAGTTCTGTCAGATGCTGATCGAGGCCTATCGCCAGAAAGGCGGCGAGCCGTCGGGGGTGATGCGTCAGGTCGGCGATCAGACCCGGCTGGTGATGAGCCCGGACTTCAAGCGGCGCAGCGATGTCATCCTCGAGGACGCGGGCCTGAAGCAGGCGGTGGTGGCGCGGCTGGCGCGAAGACTGGCGCCGCAGATCGAGAAGGCCTTCGCGTTCGCCCCGACGCGGATCGAACGCTATCTGGTCGCGCGCTACGACGCCGAGACCGGCGGCTTCTTTCGACCGCACCGGGACAACACCACGGCCGCCACGAAGCACCGGCGGTTCGCGGTCTCGATCAATCTGAACGACGACTACGAGGGCGGCGACCTGAGATTTCCCGAGTTCGGGCCGAGGACCTATCGCCCGCCGCCGGGCGGGGCCTGCGTCTTCTCCTGTTCGGTGCTGCACGAGGCGACGGCGGTGACGCGCGGCGAACGCTTCGCCTTCCTGCCCTTCATGCACGACGAGGCGGCGGAGGTGGTCCGGCGCCAGAACGAGGGCGCGCTGGCTTCCTAG
- a CDS encoding Ppx/GppA phosphatase family protein produces MPDPDGAPRRRDERSRVQRASNRDASGRDAPVFGALDLGTNNCRLLIARPARAGFRVVDSFSRIVRLGEGLSRTGRLDDAAMDRAYDALALCAERVVRRGVDSVRLSAVATQACRQAENGQEFIDRVRKGTGLRLRIIDPAEEARLSVEGCLNLFDPRAEAVLVIDVGGGSTELSWLRKSGTEMKTVAWMSAPLGVVTLAERHPEPEGSGEDWYEAMVADMGAALAAGQFDDAEFRRLFAANRGHLVGTSGAITSLAGVHLNLRRYQRDRVDGLWMTRAECDAAADRLKAMGPKGRAAEACIGPDRADLVLAGAAILDAVQRAWPSERVRVADRGLREGLLLQQMREARKPQKRRRGRGRGRGQSAGAGAPET; encoded by the coding sequence ATGCCGGACCCCGACGGCGCGCCAAGGCGGCGCGACGAGCGGTCCCGGGTTCAACGGGCGTCTAATCGGGATGCGTCGGGTCGCGACGCGCCCGTGTTCGGCGCACTGGATCTGGGGACCAACAATTGCCGGCTCCTGATCGCGCGTCCGGCGCGAGCCGGTTTCCGCGTGGTCGACAGCTTCAGCCGCATCGTCCGGCTGGGCGAAGGTTTGTCGCGGACCGGGCGGCTGGACGACGCGGCGATGGACCGGGCCTATGACGCCCTGGCGCTTTGCGCCGAGCGGGTCGTGCGGCGCGGCGTCGATTCGGTCCGCCTGAGCGCGGTGGCGACCCAGGCCTGTCGTCAGGCCGAGAACGGTCAGGAATTCATCGACCGGGTGCGCAAGGGCACGGGTCTGCGTCTGCGGATCATCGACCCCGCGGAAGAGGCCCGGCTGTCGGTCGAAGGCTGCCTGAATTTGTTCGACCCGAGGGCCGAGGCCGTGCTGGTCATCGACGTCGGCGGGGGTTCGACGGAGTTGTCCTGGCTGAGGAAGTCGGGGACGGAGATGAAGACCGTGGCCTGGATGTCCGCGCCGCTGGGCGTCGTGACCCTGGCCGAGCGGCATCCGGAGCCGGAGGGCTCGGGAGAAGACTGGTACGAGGCGATGGTCGCGGACATGGGCGCGGCCCTGGCGGCGGGTCAGTTCGACGATGCGGAGTTCCGACGGCTGTTCGCTGCGAACCGGGGGCATCTGGTCGGAACGTCCGGGGCGATCACCAGTCTGGCGGGGGTGCACCTGAACCTTCGGCGCTATCAACGGGATCGGGTCGACGGGCTGTGGATGACGCGGGCCGAGTGCGACGCGGCGGCGGATCGGCTGAAGGCCATGGGGCCCAAGGGACGGGCGGCGGAGGCCTGTATCGGGCCGGACCGGGCCGATCTCGTTCTGGCGGGGGCCGCGATCCTGGACGCCGTGCAGCGAGCCTGGCCCTCAGAGCGGGTGCGGGTCGCCGACCGGGGTCTGCGAGAAGGCCTCTTGCTGCAGCAGATGCGCGAGGCCCGGAAGCCTCAGAAGCGGCGGCGGGGGCGTGGTCGCGGCCGCGGTCAGAGCGCCGGGGCGGGCGCTCCGGAGACCTGA
- a CDS encoding aminotransferase class IV, producing the protein MTDLLIDGLPPTDDDLRYLALVNYGAYTSFRVEEGGARGLDLHLARLTANAVELFGHAPDESDLRGLVRTALGDRRDAWLRISLFSPEIWARLPSARVQPKVMTAVSPPPPPLATRLRVQLQTYVRDAAHIKHTATFPLIRARRLAQDAGFDDALFADADGLISEGSLWNLGFASGDTVVWPEAPMLQGVAQALISSGLSDTGLKQRSVRIHFADLAAFDAAFLCNSATPACPITAIGDRVFATSPEHIDRIAAAWASNPVQII; encoded by the coding sequence ATGACCGACCTCCTCATCGACGGCCTTCCGCCGACCGACGACGACCTTCGCTATCTGGCCTTGGTCAACTACGGCGCCTACACCTCCTTCCGCGTGGAGGAGGGCGGCGCTCGCGGCCTCGACCTGCATCTGGCCCGCCTGACCGCCAACGCCGTCGAACTGTTCGGCCACGCCCCTGACGAGTCCGACCTCCGCGGCCTCGTGCGCACTGCCCTTGGCGACCGTCGCGACGCCTGGCTCCGCATCAGCCTGTTCTCGCCCGAAATCTGGGCCCGCCTTCCGTCCGCCCGCGTCCAGCCGAAGGTGATGACCGCCGTCTCGCCCCCGCCGCCGCCTTTGGCGACCCGCCTCCGCGTCCAGCTCCAGACCTATGTCCGCGACGCCGCCCATATCAAGCACACGGCGACCTTTCCCCTCATCAGAGCCCGCCGTCTGGCCCAGGACGCGGGCTTCGACGACGCCCTCTTCGCCGACGCCGACGGCCTGATCTCGGAGGGCAGCCTCTGGAACCTCGGCTTCGCCTCCGGCGACACGGTCGTCTGGCCGGAGGCGCCGATGCTCCAAGGCGTGGCCCAGGCCCTGATCTCCAGCGGTCTCTCCGATACCGGCCTGAAACAGCGCAGCGTCCGCATTCACTTCGCCGACCTCGCCGCCTTCGACGCCGCCTTCCTCTGCAACAGCGCCACGCCTGCCTGTCCGATCACCGCCATCGGGGATCGTGTTTTCGCGACCTCGCCCGAGCACATCGACCGCATCGCCGCCGCCTGGGCGTCGAACCCGGTCCAAATCATCTGA